The Gemmatimonadota bacterium genome has a segment encoding these proteins:
- a CDS encoding amidohydrolase: MRNALLLAGLAASALGAQDADLILRNGRIWTGDTLRPAAQAVAIRGDRFIAVGSNAAMSRHRTARTRVIDLGGKFVTPGFIDDHTHFNQAGALLIGANLLDVSTPAPFAARVNAAVARMSPGQWLTGGDWGAYEDNPASSTGAQAVPVSQRFSPDRSIIDSVSGSIPMLFNRWDRSAWLANGLALERAGLSCGQPVAGLECVSGRATGRVADDALARVRAAVAPKTFDQRLREARAAMTHLAELGVTTIHDITPPFQLPVYTELKRRGELTVRVFARPTLDKWNEMTYAGIAPGFGDDWVRVRALKGFVDGIQGNSTARFYEPQLHSGKRGEWRDSTNTAATDGPGSGMMPAGNMERLLFGLDSAGWWANVHAIGDEAIDSVLTIMEKVMQVNGPKERRWRVIHSQVIRNAAVAQRYKRLGLIAEVQPYHAIDDMRWMEQRIGERARWAYAFKTFHDAGVPLLFGSDWPGTNASWYTANPMTILYAAVTRQTMDGKPEGGWFPEQRLDLETSLRSYTVNNAWAEGEEATKGSITTGKLADLVVIDRDLFAIPGVQLKEAKVTMTMVGGRIVYGKGAGGTARR; encoded by the coding sequence ATGCGAAACGCCCTCCTTCTGGCCGGCCTTGCCGCGAGCGCCCTGGGTGCCCAGGACGCCGACCTCATCCTGCGCAACGGCCGAATCTGGACCGGGGATACCCTCCGCCCAGCCGCCCAGGCCGTCGCAATCCGCGGCGACCGGTTCATTGCCGTCGGCAGCAACGCGGCAATGTCCAGGCACCGGACCGCGCGGACCCGCGTCATCGACCTCGGGGGGAAGTTCGTCACCCCCGGGTTCATTGACGACCACACGCACTTCAACCAGGCCGGGGCGTTGCTCATCGGGGCGAACCTCCTGGACGTGAGCACGCCGGCGCCGTTTGCCGCGCGCGTCAATGCGGCCGTCGCCCGCATGAGCCCCGGGCAGTGGCTGACGGGTGGCGATTGGGGCGCCTACGAAGACAACCCCGCCAGCTCGACCGGTGCGCAGGCCGTGCCGGTGTCGCAGCGCTTTTCGCCGGATCGGTCGATCATCGATTCGGTTAGCGGGTCGATCCCCATGTTGTTCAATCGATGGGACCGAAGTGCCTGGCTTGCGAACGGGTTGGCGCTGGAACGGGCGGGCCTGTCGTGTGGGCAACCCGTGGCCGGGCTCGAGTGCGTGAGCGGGCGAGCGACGGGCCGCGTCGCGGATGACGCGCTCGCCCGCGTGCGGGCCGCCGTCGCCCCCAAGACCTTCGACCAGCGCCTGCGCGAGGCGCGCGCGGCCATGACGCACCTCGCCGAGTTGGGGGTGACGACGATCCATGACATCACCCCGCCGTTCCAGCTCCCCGTCTACACCGAGTTGAAGCGACGCGGAGAGCTGACCGTGCGGGTCTTCGCCCGGCCCACGCTCGACAAGTGGAACGAGATGACCTACGCCGGGATTGCGCCCGGCTTTGGCGACGACTGGGTGCGCGTGCGCGCGCTGAAGGGTTTCGTCGACGGGATCCAGGGGAACTCCACGGCCCGGTTCTACGAACCGCAGCTCCACAGCGGCAAGCGCGGCGAATGGCGCGACTCGACGAACACCGCCGCGACCGACGGCCCGGGCTCAGGCATGATGCCAGCCGGCAACATGGAGCGCCTGCTCTTTGGGCTGGACTCTGCCGGCTGGTGGGCGAACGTGCACGCCATTGGCGACGAGGCCATCGACAGCGTGCTCACCATCATGGAAAAGGTGATGCAGGTGAATGGGCCGAAGGAGCGTCGGTGGCGCGTGATCCACTCCCAGGTGATTCGCAACGCGGCCGTCGCACAGCGGTACAAGCGACTCGGGCTCATCGCCGAGGTGCAGCCGTATCACGCCATCGACGACATGCGCTGGATGGAACAGCGCATCGGGGAGCGGGCGCGGTGGGCCTACGCCTTCAAGACCTTTCACGACGCGGGGGTGCCGCTCCTCTTCGGCTCGGACTGGCCTGGGACGAATGCGAGCTGGTACACGGCCAACCCCATGACCATCCTCTATGCGGCGGTCACGAGACAAACGATGGACGGCAAGCCGGAGGGCGGCTGGTTCCCCGAGCAGCGCCTCGACCTGGAGACGAGCCTGCGGAGCTACACGGTGAACAACGCGTGGGCCGAGGGGGAGGAGGCGACCAAGGGGAGCATCACGACCGGGAAGCTCGCCGACCTGGTGGTCATCGATCGGGACCTGTTCGCGATCCCGGGGGTGCAGCTGAAGGAGGCAAAAGTGACGATGACGATGGTGGGTGGGAGGATCGTGTACGGGAAGGGAGCAGGAGGTACC
- a CDS encoding S9 family peptidase, which translates to MRFSTAFLVTVLGTSVVGAQRPITIDDIMDLKNAGSVQVSPDGSRILYSIAAWEHPAARDTSKGDQHDMRSHVWIIRADGSGNRQLTFGERGESAPQWSPDGRYISFVSARGAANGTDGPRPQVWLMHADGGEAFALTTARDGVSGYTWAPNSQSIAYLTTDSLTRDAEAKARRRDDPKTFEGDMRMPHIWVVNVATKKAEKITSGAFSVAGTPTWSPDGTRLAFLARPTTLIRDERREARIVTVASKASETVAGPANMTLQSTPVWSPDGRTLAFGALLEDWKPNGDGMYPRSLHNTNLFTYDLATRTAKNAAAASWDYSVGQLRWSRDGQRIFVSTQDRVFGAMFAYTPATGQYQRLSTGSQLRAASFSDDERVVAFAMDTPTSPADVYVTDATFAAPRKLTTVNPQLAQIAFGESEVVTWKSTDGWTVEGILLKPVGYRPGQRVPLKVDVHGGPTGAHTNGFKANWGSPGQYYAGQGWAVLYPNPRGSTGYGEKFMRGNIKDWGAGDYRDIMTGVDELVRRGVADSTRLAVTGWSYGGFMTGWVVSQTGRFKAAMMGAGLSNMESMYGTTDIPGYIGTFYDGMPQLDGTINNKSLEFYRSRSAVQYASKVTTPLLMLHGSNDERVPIGQPMEYFRHLKDRGKTTELVFYPREGHGLGEYYHQMDKIRREHEWLTRFTLRNAVQ; encoded by the coding sequence ATGCGCTTCTCCACTGCCTTCCTCGTCACCGTGCTCGGCACCTCTGTCGTCGGTGCCCAGCGCCCGATCACCATCGATGACATCATGGACCTGAAGAACGCCGGGTCCGTGCAGGTCTCCCCCGATGGGTCGCGCATCCTCTACAGCATTGCGGCGTGGGAGCACCCCGCCGCACGCGACACCAGCAAGGGCGACCAGCACGACATGCGCTCGCATGTCTGGATCATTCGCGCCGACGGCAGTGGCAATCGTCAGCTCACGTTTGGCGAACGCGGAGAGTCCGCCCCGCAGTGGTCACCCGACGGTCGCTACATCTCGTTTGTCTCCGCGCGAGGGGCGGCGAATGGCACGGACGGCCCACGGCCACAAGTCTGGCTGATGCACGCCGATGGCGGCGAAGCGTTCGCCCTCACCACGGCACGCGACGGGGTCAGTGGATACACCTGGGCGCCGAACAGCCAGTCCATCGCCTACCTCACCACGGACTCGCTCACCCGTGACGCCGAGGCGAAGGCGCGCCGTCGCGACGACCCCAAGACGTTCGAGGGGGACATGCGGATGCCGCACATCTGGGTCGTGAATGTCGCAACAAAAAAGGCGGAGAAGATCACGAGTGGGGCGTTCTCGGTCGCCGGAACGCCGACCTGGTCCCCGGACGGGACGCGCCTCGCCTTCCTGGCCCGCCCGACGACCCTGATTCGCGATGAACGGCGCGAGGCGCGGATCGTCACCGTGGCCAGCAAGGCGAGCGAGACGGTTGCGGGCCCGGCGAACATGACCCTGCAGTCGACCCCGGTGTGGTCGCCCGACGGCCGCACCCTGGCGTTCGGCGCACTCCTCGAGGACTGGAAGCCCAACGGGGACGGGATGTACCCGCGCTCGCTGCACAACACCAACCTGTTCACCTACGACCTCGCCACCCGGACCGCGAAGAACGCGGCCGCCGCGTCGTGGGACTACTCGGTCGGGCAGCTGCGCTGGTCGCGCGACGGACAGCGCATCTTCGTGAGCACCCAGGATCGCGTGTTCGGCGCGATGTTCGCCTACACGCCGGCAACCGGCCAATACCAGCGCCTCTCCACAGGATCGCAGCTGCGCGCAGCGTCATTCTCCGATGACGAACGCGTGGTGGCCTTCGCGATGGACACGCCGACCTCACCCGCGGACGTGTACGTCACCGACGCGACCTTCGCAGCTCCACGAAAGCTGACGACCGTGAACCCGCAGCTCGCCCAGATCGCGTTCGGCGAGAGTGAAGTCGTCACATGGAAGTCCACGGACGGCTGGACCGTGGAAGGGATCCTGCTCAAGCCCGTGGGATACCGCCCCGGCCAGCGCGTGCCGCTCAAGGTGGACGTCCACGGCGGCCCGACGGGCGCCCACACCAACGGCTTCAAGGCCAACTGGGGATCCCCGGGCCAGTACTACGCCGGCCAGGGATGGGCCGTGCTGTATCCCAATCCGCGCGGGTCCACCGGCTACGGCGAGAAGTTCATGCGCGGCAACATCAAGGACTGGGGCGCGGGCGACTATCGCGACATCATGACTGGCGTGGATGAACTGGTCCGCCGCGGCGTGGCCGACTCGACGCGCCTCGCCGTGACCGGATGGAGTTACGGCGGCTTCATGACGGGCTGGGTCGTCTCGCAGACCGGCCGCTTCAAGGCCGCGATGATGGGCGCCGGGCTCTCCAACATGGAAAGCATGTACGGCACCACCGACATCCCGGGCTACATCGGCACCTTCTACGACGGCATGCCGCAGCTCGACGGGACCATCAACAACAAGTCGCTCGAGTTTTACCGCTCACGCTCCGCCGTCCAGTACGCGAGCAAGGTCACCACGCCGTTGCTCATGCTGCACGGATCCAACGACGAGCGAGTCCCGATCGGGCAGCCGATGGAGTACTTCCGGCACCTCAAGGATCGCGGCAAGACGACGGAGCTGGTCTTCTACCCACGCGAAGGCCACGGCCTTGGGGAGTACTACCACCAGATGGACAAGATCCGGCGCGAGCATGAGTGGCTCACGCGTTTCACGTTGAGGAACGCCGTCCAGTAA
- a CDS encoding ABC transporter permease, translating to MWLRRLLNVLRPGRVEDEIRRELDFHLAEREDDLVAAGVPRDRARHEARRRFGHVTTVREATRDADLAPRAESWLADVRYATRALRSAPAFTLVAVASLALGIGANTAIFSLVNAVMLRSLPVQAPEQLVALSMSADDELASFTNPLWEQVRDGQDVFAGALAFGGAQFNLADTGVERPVDALFVSGSYFPVLGVGAASGRILGPADDVRGCAATAVLSHAFWQREFGGDAGAVGRQVTLSGHVFDIVGVAEPGFTGLETGTAPSVFVPLCAGQVLSPSGGFLDHRSWWFLTILGRMRSDLPLAQVNARLAQLSPGWFERTTPPNWSAENVKDYLGRHLVAHESVDALSGVRTTYAGALLVLMGIVALVLLVACANVANLMLARASVRRRELAVRVALGASRGRLVQQLFVEGLVLSVAGATIGIGLAYQGSHLLVRMMSSRDPVSLDLSIDGRVLLFTIGVAVATAVLFGLAPAWRAVRTDPQSAMQGHGGRGVIEGHSRFGIGKVLVSAQLALSLVLVTGAALLVGSFRALEQVEAGFVPDQVLVVEANLRESGAAALTTQARLLERLRALPGVRNATSSFNTPLARSSWNDLVVIEGLAATKPEDREIYLNEVSSDYFATLGMRLVAGRDIGPQDQVGAPAVAVINQSAAMRYFQHPNPVGRTFRLERGRGTSPPIEVIGVVTDAKYQNLRDPAPPSAFFALAQDSSFNGGPAFVIKAAGPATGLQAAVTALFAEVHPRATLRFKALEQQVADTIVRERLLATLSGFFGILAVLLAAIGLYGTMAYHVARRRGEIGIRLALGAAPRRVLGGVLGEVGVVLLVGTVAGLGVVLVAAPLVQQFLFGLTPRDPLAMAASAVILAAAAAMAGYLPARRAARMDPMRALREE from the coding sequence ATGTGGTTGCGTCGACTGCTGAATGTGCTGCGCCCGGGGCGCGTCGAGGACGAGATCCGTCGCGAACTCGACTTCCATCTCGCGGAGCGCGAGGACGACCTCGTGGCGGCGGGCGTGCCACGCGACCGGGCGCGGCATGAGGCGCGACGCCGCTTCGGGCACGTCACCACGGTGCGCGAGGCCACCCGGGACGCGGATCTCGCCCCGCGCGCGGAGTCGTGGCTCGCCGATGTGCGGTATGCGACGCGCGCGTTGCGCAGCGCCCCGGCCTTCACCCTGGTGGCCGTGGCCTCACTCGCGCTCGGCATTGGGGCGAACACGGCCATCTTCAGCCTCGTCAACGCCGTCATGCTCCGGTCGCTCCCGGTGCAGGCGCCCGAGCAGCTGGTCGCGCTCAGCATGTCGGCAGACGACGAGCTGGCCAGCTTCACCAACCCACTCTGGGAACAGGTCCGCGACGGGCAGGACGTGTTCGCGGGGGCCCTCGCCTTTGGGGGCGCCCAATTCAACCTCGCCGACACCGGGGTCGAGCGCCCCGTCGACGCGCTGTTTGTCAGCGGATCCTACTTTCCCGTGCTAGGTGTGGGGGCGGCGTCGGGGCGCATCCTCGGCCCGGCAGACGACGTGCGCGGGTGTGCGGCGACCGCGGTGCTCAGTCACGCCTTCTGGCAACGGGAATTCGGCGGCGACGCGGGCGCCGTGGGTCGCCAGGTCACCCTGAGCGGGCACGTGTTCGACATCGTCGGTGTGGCCGAGCCGGGGTTCACAGGCCTCGAGACCGGGACCGCACCCTCGGTCTTCGTCCCCCTCTGCGCGGGCCAGGTCCTCTCGCCCTCCGGTGGCTTCCTCGACCATCGCAGCTGGTGGTTCCTCACGATCCTCGGCCGGATGCGTTCGGACCTCCCGCTCGCGCAGGTCAACGCGCGCCTCGCGCAGCTGTCCCCGGGGTGGTTCGAGCGCACGACGCCGCCAAACTGGTCGGCGGAGAACGTCAAGGACTACCTGGGTCGCCACCTCGTGGCGCACGAGAGCGTCGACGCCTTGTCCGGCGTGCGGACGACCTACGCCGGCGCCCTCCTGGTGCTCATGGGGATCGTCGCGCTCGTGCTGCTGGTGGCGTGTGCCAACGTGGCGAACCTCATGCTCGCCCGGGCCTCCGTGCGGCGCCGTGAGCTGGCCGTGCGGGTGGCGCTGGGTGCCTCGCGCGGGCGCCTCGTCCAGCAGTTGTTCGTCGAAGGGCTCGTGCTTTCCGTTGCTGGGGCAACCATCGGGATCGGACTGGCCTACCAGGGCAGCCACCTCCTCGTGCGGATGATGTCGAGCCGGGACCCGGTCTCGCTGGACCTGTCGATCGATGGGCGCGTCTTGCTCTTCACGATTGGGGTCGCGGTAGCCACTGCGGTGCTCTTCGGCCTCGCCCCGGCGTGGCGCGCGGTGCGCACCGACCCGCAGTCCGCGATGCAGGGTCACGGGGGGCGCGGGGTGATCGAAGGCCACAGTCGCTTCGGGATCGGGAAGGTCCTGGTGAGTGCCCAACTCGCGCTCTCGCTCGTGCTGGTGACGGGGGCGGCGCTGCTCGTCGGAAGTTTCCGGGCCCTGGAACAGGTCGAGGCGGGGTTCGTCCCGGACCAGGTGCTGGTGGTTGAAGCCAACCTGCGCGAGTCGGGTGCGGCGGCGTTGACCACCCAGGCCCGCCTCCTCGAACGGCTGCGGGCGTTGCCAGGGGTGCGCAACGCCACCAGCTCCTTCAATACTCCCCTCGCACGTTCGTCGTGGAATGACCTGGTCGTCATCGAGGGTCTCGCCGCGACGAAGCCCGAGGATCGTGAGATCTACCTCAACGAGGTTTCGTCGGACTACTTCGCCACCCTCGGGATGCGGTTGGTTGCGGGGCGCGACATTGGCCCGCAGGACCAAGTCGGGGCGCCGGCGGTGGCGGTCATCAACCAGTCGGCCGCGATGCGGTACTTCCAGCATCCCAACCCGGTGGGCCGCACCTTCCGGCTCGAGCGTGGACGGGGGACGTCGCCGCCCATCGAGGTGATTGGCGTGGTCACCGACGCGAAGTATCAGAACCTCCGAGATCCTGCGCCTCCGTCGGCGTTCTTTGCCCTCGCCCAGGATTCGTCGTTCAACGGGGGGCCCGCGTTTGTCATCAAGGCCGCAGGCCCTGCGACGGGGCTCCAGGCGGCGGTGACCGCCCTGTTCGCGGAGGTCCACCCACGGGCCACCCTGCGGTTCAAGGCCCTGGAGCAGCAGGTGGCCGACACGATCGTGCGAGAGCGACTCCTCGCCACGTTATCTGGGTTCTTCGGCATCCTCGCGGTGCTGCTCGCGGCGATCGGGTTGTACGGCACGATGGCGTATCACGTGGCGCGTCGCCGCGGGGAGATCGGCATCCGGCTCGCCCTGGGAGCTGCGCCGCGCCGCGTGCTGGGCGGCGTCCTGGGCGAGGTCGGTGTGGTGCTCCTGGTCGGGACCGTGGCCGGGCTCGGCGTCGTGCTGGTGGCTGCGCCGCTCGTGCAGCAGTTCCTCTTTGGGCTGACGCCGCGCGATCCGCTGGCGATGGCGGCGTCCGCCGTGATCCTGGCCGCGGCGGCGGCGATGGCTGGGTACCTGCCGGCGCGGCGCGCGGCCCGGATGGACCCGATGCGCGCGTTGCGCGAGGAGTAG